A window from Primulina eburnea isolate SZY01 chromosome 2, ASM2296580v1, whole genome shotgun sequence encodes these proteins:
- the LOC140824376 gene encoding uncharacterized protein, protein MGTWRVERRLKFIFGWMRVVTQLFFVLGDIRGQARQETCGVQLLQQDQQVLLYNGIISITLTAPAGVLTSVTYNGSQNLLETRNSDDNRGYWDVIWNIPGDHGRMDKFLGTSYNVILQDENQTEISFTRTWAVGSEKVPLNIDKRFVMFRDSPGFYTYAVLEKLEGWPAFDIQEGRFLLKLQENMFHYMAMSDVRQRVMPMPIDRVTGTVLDYPEAVLLTNPTNPELKGEVDDKYLYSCDNKDNKVHGWVSSDLGAGMWMITPSNEFKTGGPLKQDLTSHVGPTMLSMFISTHYAGEDLALKFKAEEYWKKVFGPFLVYFNSDALAKVNASILWEDAKKKASEEVGSWPYGFPLAKDFLKSDQRGEISGQLHVYDRYVNNDAPGAGAYVGLATPGEPGSWQTESKGYQFWTQADADGNFSIKHVVPGTYSLFAWVPGIIGDYKYTPNITIFPGSDIKLDNVVFEPPRKGPTLWEIGIPDRTASEFFIPDPTNYKIHLYKNDTEKQVLSA, encoded by the exons ATGGGAACGTGGCGGGTCGAGAGGCGGCTCAAGTTCATATTTGGGTGGATGAGAGTTGTAACACAACTATTCTTTGTGCTTGGTGACATTCGAGG GCAAGCAAGGCAGGAGACTTGTGGAGTGCAATTACTTCAACAAGATCAAcaa GTGCTATTGTATAATGGCATTATCAGCATCACGTTGACAGCACCCGCTGGAGTGCTGACCAGCGTCACGTATAATGGGAGTCAAAATTTGCTTGAAACTCGAAATTCAGACGATAATAGAGG GTATTGGGATGTTATCTGGAACATACCAGGCGACCATGGTCGGATGGACAA GTTTCTTGGGACAAGCTACAACGTAATACTACAAGATGAAAATCAAACTGAAATTTCATTCACCAGGACATGGGCAGTTGGTAGTGAAAAAGTCCCCTTAAATATCGACAAAAG ATTTGTAATGTTCCGTGACTCCCCTGGATTCTATACGTATGCTGTGCTTGAGAAGCTCGAAGGATGGCCAGCTTTCGACATCCAAGAAGGGCGATTTTTGTTGAAGCTTCAAGAAAACAT GTTCCACTACATGGCCATGTCGGATGTAAGGCAAAGGGTTATGCCAATGCCAATAGATCGCGTTACAGGAACCGTGCTCGATTATCCCGAAGCTGTTCTACTCACTAATCCAACCAATCCGGAGCTCAAAGGAGAG GTGGACGATAAATATCTGTACTCGTGTGATAACAAAGATAACAAGGTTCATGGATGGGTAAGCAGTGATCTAGGAGCCGGGATGTGGATGATAACGCCAAGCAATGAGTTCAAAACGGGAGGCCCTTTGAAGCAAGATCTCACCTCTCATGTTGGCCCTACTATGCTCTCC ATGTTTATTAGCACGCACTATGCGGGGGAAGATCTAGCTCTCAAATTCAAGGCTGAAGAGTACTGGAAAAAGGTGTTCGGTCCTTTTCTGGTTTATTTCAACTCTGATGCTTTAGCGAAGGTGAATGCTTCTATACTTTGGGAGGATGCCAAAAAAAAG GCGTCGGAGGAGGTTGGTAGTTGGCCATACGGTTTCCCTCTTGCAAAAGATTTCCTTAAATCCGATCAAAGGGGTGAGATAAGCGGCCAATTACATGTTTATGACAG GTACGTAAATAATGATGCACCAGGAGCTGGAGCTTATGTTGGATTGGCAACCCCAGGAGAACCGGGGTCGTGGCAAACGGAAAGCAAG GGCTATCAATTTTGGACACAAGCAGACGCTGATGGAAATTTCTCAATTAAGCATGTGGTGCCTGGAACATATTCCCTCTTTGCATGGGTTCCCGGAATTATCGGAGACTACAAATATACTCCTAACATAACCATTTTTCCAG GATCTGATATTAAGCTAGACAATGTGGTTTTTGAGCCACCAAGGAAAGGTCCTACGCTATGGGAGATTGGAATCCCGGATCGTACGGCTTCTGAATTTTTCATCCCAGATCCAACTAACTATAAGATACATTTGTACAAAAATGACACAGAAAAGCAAGTCCTCTCCGCA
- the LOC140824814 gene encoding dof zinc finger protein DOF5.7-like, which yields MMSHDDKILAGKDESHGSTSRRSAAAKPQEASAAALKCPRCDSTNTKFCYYNNYNLTQPRHFCKTCRRYWTKGGALRNVPIGGGCRKNKKIKSFQRVPGDPKEENGPSDIGGFRFFQGISPAMDFQLGGLNFQRLQPSNTTNLFNQFPSYGNLANICGTTSSGPHLILDPSPTSSPHLGLISTTQGFQEMGSSNLRSNLASSIESLSSINQDLHLKLQQQRLSMMYVGNNQKENSTNIPSVSDHIIEPLVQKPQPILFQNLDISKQDYSNPIGISRKEGADENLSTEWFFENSYAIMTPNAPATSRSYANEITSNWSGSQAWSSDLSHYNSLP from the coding sequence ATGATGTCACATGATGATAAAATCCTCGCCGGAAAAGATGAGAGCCACGGATCCACAAGCCGGAGAAGTGCTGCCGCCAAGCCGCAAGAGGCGTCCGCGGCCGCCCTTAAGTGCCCAAGGTGCGATTCAACAAACACCAAGTTTTGCTACTACAATAACTACAACCTTACACAGCCAAGGCATTTCTGCAAGACATGTAGAAGGTACTGGACTAAAGGTGGTGCTTTACGAAACGTGCCGATTGGAGGAGGTTGCAGGAAAAACAAGAAAATCAAGTCCTTTCAAAGGGTTCCTGGGGATCCAAAGGAGGAAAATGGGCCATCTGATATTGGAGGGTTCCGATTCTTTCAGGGTATTTCACCAGCCATGGATTTTCAGCTTGGAGGGCTGAATTTCCAGAGGCTCCAGCCTTCAAATACGACCAATCTATTCAACCAGTTTCCATCTTACGGAAATCTAGCTAACATTTGTGGCACGACTTCTTCAGGCCCACATCTTATCCTGGATCCTTCACCAACTTCCTCACCTCATTTGGGATTGATCAGTACTACTCAAGGTTTTCAAGAAATGGGATCTTCCAATCTCCGCAGCAATCTTGCATCTTCCATTGAGTCTTTGAGTTCTATAAACCAAGACCTTCACTTGAAGTTGCAGCAACAAAGATTATCCATGATGTACGTAGGAAATAATCAGAAAGAGAACAGTACAAATATTCCATCAGTATCAGATCATATTATTGAACCACTTGTTCAAAAACCCCAGCCCATTTTGTTTCAGAATCTAGATATTTCAAAGCAAGATTACTCGAATCCAATTGGGATTTCAAGGAAAGAGGGTGCCGATGAAAATTTATCTACCGAGTGGTTTTTCGAGAATTCTTATGCAATAATGACTCCAAATGCTCCAGCAACAAGTAGAAGCTATGCAAATGAGATTACCAGCAACTGGAGTGGGAGTCAGGCATGGAGTTCTGACTTGAGTCACTACAATTCACTGCCGTAA